The nucleotide sequence GTTAAACTACCATTGGTGGTTAAAGGCGTAACCGTTTCAACGGTGGTGCCGTTAAAGTTTGCTGAAATTACGTTACGTGCTAAACCTTCGCTTATACTTAAAGCGACATCGTGCGGAGTTACGCCTGAAGCGTATTCGCGTACCGAACCATCTGGTAATGTTATTTTAATCATCTTACTATTGAAATTTTATCAGGCAAATATACTAAAGAATTGTTTTAGGTTAACAAAAAATAGTAAGGTTTCATTATGAAATGTTGTAGTTTTTGTGTTATTTCGTTGTTACAATGATTAAGGATATTTCTTTGAAGGTTGTTCGATACGAAAACCGCTATAAAAATGATTGGGACAAGTTTGTAAACGAGGCAAAAAACAGTACCTTTTTGTTCCGTAGAGATTTTATGGAATACCATAAAGATCGTTTTGAAGATTTTTCGTTGATGATTTTTAAAGATGATAAACTGGTAGCTGTTTTTCCGGCAAATATTAGAAAAAACGAAGTGTTTTCGCACGAGGGATTAACTTATGGAGGATTGGTTGTTTTAAAAAAACTACGAACAACTGATTATTATTCAATTTTCAGAGAATTACTGTTTTATTTATACAATGCCAATATCAATTATTTTTATTTAAAAGAAATTCCTTTTTTTTATAATTCTATTCCTAATGATGAATGGAAACATTTGGCATATATTACTAATGCAGAGTTATACAGAAGGGATTTATGTTCTGTTATTAATCTTAAAAAAGATTTTGCCATTTCTAAATCTATTATACGTGATGCTAAAATGGGAGAGAAACACATAGATTTATTTGAAAGAACTACTAATTTTAAAGAATTTTGGAATGAAATACTAATTCCTGAACTGTTTGCTAAGTATCAAACAAAACCCGTTCACAGTTTAAATGAAATAGTTTTTCTGTCAGAAATGTTTCCAGAAAATATACAATTGTATTGTGCGTTTAAAGATAAAAAAATTATTGCAGGCACCGTATTGTTTATTTTTGATGATGTGGTACATGTGCAATATATATCAGGATTACAGCGTTACAGAAAAGTAGGTATTTTAGATTTTATATTTCACGAACTTATTAACAATAAATTTAAAGATTTTTCTTATTTTGATTTCGGAATATCAAATGAGCAAAACGGAAGAAAAACAAATAAAGGATTGCTTTTCTGGAAAGAAAGTTTTGGAGCACGGGGAATTAGTCAGGATTTTTATAAATTTTCCACCTCAAATTATCCTTTAATAGACCAAATGTATTTATGATTCCTTATTTAAATTTAAAAAAACTAAACCAGCCTTATCAGGAAGCTTTTATTCAGAAAACGAACCAATTTTTTGAAAAAGGGCATTATATTCTGGGAGACGAAGTGTTGCAGTTTGAAAATGAGTTTGCCAATTATTGTAATGTTTCGCACTGTATTGGAGTAGGGAATGGGCTGGATGCACTTATTTTAATTTTTAAAGCGTATATTGAACTTGGAGTTTTAAAAGAAGGCGACGAAATTTTAGTCCCTGCAAATACTTACATTGCAAGTATTTTAAGCATTATCCACGCCGGATTGACACCAAAACTGGTAGATACTAATTTGTTGAATTACAATTTAACAATTGAGATATTACAACAACAAGTTACCCAGCACACAAAAGGCGTATTAATGGTTCATTTATATGGACAGGTTACCGATGCTTTAGCAATAAAAACATTTTGCAAAGATTTTGGTTTATTACTGATTGAAGATGCCGCACAAGCTCACGGAGTCGTGGCAGATCACATGAAAGCAGGAAGTATTGGTGATGCCGCCGGATTTAGTTTTTATCCCGGAAAAAATTTAGGCTGTATAGGCGATGGCGGAGCGATTACTACTAACAGCACTCAATTGGCTAATTGTATCAGAAGCTTACGGAATTATGGTTCTGAGTTGAAATACCACAATATTTACAAAGGGATAAATTCCCGTTTAGATGAAATTCAGGCAGCGTTTTTACGTTTAAAATTGCCCGATTTAGATTTTGACAATAAAACCCGCCAAGGTATTGCCAAACGGTATATTTCTGAAATAAATAATCCGTTGGTGGTATTGCCTTTTGTAACTGATTATGAAGCCCATGTGTTTCATATTTTTCCGGTTCGGGTTGAAAATAGGGGTGAGTTTCAACAATATTTAATGGAACACGAAATTCAAACTTTGATTCATTACCCAATTCCCCCGCATAAACAACAAGCTATGCAGGAATTTCATGGATTGCAGTTCCCTATTTCAGAATTAATTCATCAACAAATTGTTAGTATTCCGTTAAATCCGTCGTTAACTATTGATGAGCAAGATTTTATAATAGAAAAAGTAAACAATTGGTAACCAAAAATAGATTTTCTTACAATTATTGTGTTTAGATTAAATAATTTTAAATAGATTTAGAAATAAAATAATTATGAGATTGGGACATAGAATAACACTTCCAAAGATTGAAGATCCGCGTGGCAATTTATCGGTTATTGAAGGAAACACCATTCCGTTCGCCATAAAAAGAGTGTATTTTTTATACGATGTACCCAGTGGATCTGAACGGGGGGGGCACGCTCATAAAGAGTTACAACAGTTTATCATTCCTGTAGCCGGAAGTTTTGATGTGGTTTTAAATAATGGAAAAGAAGAACAAATCCATAGGTTGTTTAAACCGAATGAAGGTTTGTTAATTCCCATAAACACTTGGCGCGAACTTAAAAATTTTTCGGCAGGTGCCGTTTGTTTGGTCATAGCGTCTGAAGAATTTAGTGAAAACGATTACATTCGCAATTTTGATGAATTTAAAAAGTACATCACAGAAATATGAAACCGCATAGAAATTATGAATTATGAATTACGAATTACGAATTAGAAGTTAGTCCCGTCACTTCGAGTATATTTTTGTAAAAAATCGTATCGAGAAGTTTTGTAAATGAAGTCCTCGGTACAAAATCTTTCATATTTTTACTCGAACTGACGGAAATTAAAAAAGCTAAAAACCGCATAGAATCATAGAAATTATGAATTACGAGTTACGAATTACGAATTACGAATTAGAAGTTAGTCCCGTCACTTCGAGTAGATTTTTGCAAAAAATCGTATCGAGAAGTTTTGTAAATGAAGTTCTCGATACAAAATCCTTCAGATTTTTACTCGAACTGACGGAAGTTAAAAAACTAAAAACCGCATAGAAACATACAAATTATGAATTACGAGTTATGAATTATGAATTACGAATTAGAAGTTAGTCCTGTCACTTCGAGTATATTTTTGTAAAAAATCGTATCAAGAAGTTTTGTAAATGAAGTTCTCGATACAAAATCTTTCAGATTTTTACTCGAACTGACGGAAATTAAAAAAGCTAAAAACCGCATAGAAACATAGAAATTATGAATTACGAGTTACGAATTACGAATTAGAAGTTAGTCCTGTCACTTCGAGTAGATTTTTGTAAAAAATCGTATCGAGAAGTTTTGTAAATGAAGTTCTCGATACAAAATCTTTCATATTTTTACTCGAACTGACGGAAGTTAAAAAGCTAAAAACCGCATAGAAATTATGAATTTCAAATAACAAATTCTTATTAATTATATAACCGCCCATAAATGCGTTTCCAATTTAAAGACACCTTCTTCAAAATTGTAGGTTTAAACAGTATTAGTATGTTGTTAAAAATACTAATGGGGCTTGTTTCTACCAAATTGGTTTCGGTTTATTTAGGGGTTCAGGGCATTAATACATTAGAATTTTTTAGAAACTTTACCACGGCATCTAATGCTGTTGCACAAGGCGGAATCCAAAATGGCATTATAAAGAATTTTGCTTTATCGTCAAATAAACAACAAAACCAACGGATATTGACAACTTCAATGGTTTTAATGTGGACAATAACGCTTATAATTGCTTTTTTTTTATTTTTATTTCGATCTTCCATACAAAATTACCTGTTTCAGTCTGACGAATTTGAAAATTTAATCTTGCTGTATCTTTTATTTTTGCCTTTTATTGCTATACAAACAGTCACATTAGGATATCTGCAAGGGAAACAAT is from Flavobacterium dauae and encodes:
- a CDS encoding GNAT family N-acetyltransferase, giving the protein MIKDISLKVVRYENRYKNDWDKFVNEAKNSTFLFRRDFMEYHKDRFEDFSLMIFKDDKLVAVFPANIRKNEVFSHEGLTYGGLVVLKKLRTTDYYSIFRELLFYLYNANINYFYLKEIPFFYNSIPNDEWKHLAYITNAELYRRDLCSVINLKKDFAISKSIIRDAKMGEKHIDLFERTTNFKEFWNEILIPELFAKYQTKPVHSLNEIVFLSEMFPENIQLYCAFKDKKIIAGTVLFIFDDVVHVQYISGLQRYRKVGILDFIFHELINNKFKDFSYFDFGISNEQNGRKTNKGLLFWKESFGARGISQDFYKFSTSNYPLIDQMYL
- a CDS encoding DegT/DnrJ/EryC1/StrS family aminotransferase; its protein translation is MIPYLNLKKLNQPYQEAFIQKTNQFFEKGHYILGDEVLQFENEFANYCNVSHCIGVGNGLDALILIFKAYIELGVLKEGDEILVPANTYIASILSIIHAGLTPKLVDTNLLNYNLTIEILQQQVTQHTKGVLMVHLYGQVTDALAIKTFCKDFGLLLIEDAAQAHGVVADHMKAGSIGDAAGFSFYPGKNLGCIGDGGAITTNSTQLANCIRSLRNYGSELKYHNIYKGINSRLDEIQAAFLRLKLPDLDFDNKTRQGIAKRYISEINNPLVVLPFVTDYEAHVFHIFPVRVENRGEFQQYLMEHEIQTLIHYPIPPHKQQAMQEFHGLQFPISELIHQQIVSIPLNPSLTIDEQDFIIEKVNNW
- a CDS encoding sugar 3,4-ketoisomerase yields the protein MGHRITLPKIEDPRGNLSVIEGNTIPFAIKRVYFLYDVPSGSERGGHAHKELQQFIIPVAGSFDVVLNNGKEEQIHRLFKPNEGLLIPINTWRELKNFSAGAVCLVIASEEFSENDYIRNFDEFKKYITEI